One segment of Rosa chinensis cultivar Old Blush chromosome 6, RchiOBHm-V2, whole genome shotgun sequence DNA contains the following:
- the LOC112171461 gene encoding uncharacterized protein LOC112171461: protein MAIYTSCVIAQDSMKGMEEVVLRYFTGLFKANDVNYIHMQSVVELVQPKVTAEMNADLCAPYSAAEIKAALFQMYPTKAPGPDGMPPLFFQKYWEIVGSDVVSAVQHFLHTGQFLGEINYTHIFLIPKVKDPISLDMSKAYDRMEWSFLEAVLYRLGFDENWIGRSYHEMCHYCEGIKICEGAPVIHHLLFANDSLLFGKATLSECQHIQSVLNAYELASGQQINFAKSSIVFSKRVPEANKLSLASFLGVAIEVKHEKYLGLPTYLGRN from the exons atggcgATTTACACTAGTTGCGTGATTGCGCAG GATTCTATGAAAGGAATGGAAGAGGTTGTCTTGCGTTATTTCACTGGATTGTTTAAGGCAAATGATGTTAACTATATTCATATGCAGAGTGTGGTTGAATTGGTGCAACCAAAGGTGACTGCGGAGATGAATGCTGATTTGTGTGCTCCATACTCAGCAGCTGAGATAAAAGCTGCTCTCTTTCAGATGTATCCTACGAAGGCCCCTGGTCCTGATGGGATGCcacctttattttttcaaaaatattgggAGATTGTGGGAAGTGATGTAGTGTCTGCTGTTCAACACTTTTTGCATACTGGTCAATTTCTTGGTGAGATTAACTATacacatatttttttaattccgaAGGTGAAGGATCCTATTTCG TTGGATATGAGCAAAGCATATGATCGGATGGAATGGAGTTTTCTAGAAGCGGTGCTGTACAGGTTAGGCTTTGATGAGAATTGGATTGGCCGGAGTTATCATGAAATGTGTCACTACTGTGAG GGGATCAAAATTTGTGAGGGTGCTCCGGTAATTCACCATCTTCTCTTTGCTAATGATAGTCTTCTTTTTGGGAAGGCCACTCTAAGTGAATGTCAGCATATACAATCTGTTCTGAATGCTTATGAGTTGGCATCTGGTCAACAGATTAACTTTGCTAAGAGTAGCATTGTGTTCAGCAAGAGAGTTCCTGAGGCTAATAAGCTTTCTTTGGCAAGTTTTTTGGGTGTGGCCATTGAAGTCAAGCATGAGAAATATCTGGGCCTTCCTACTTACTTGGGGAGGAATTAG